A genomic stretch from Candidatus Omnitrophota bacterium includes:
- a CDS encoding nucleotidyltransferase family protein: MTTKISRIKQIILPILQQYGAKKAALFGSYVRDQMKKDSDIDILVEIEKDISLLDFIGLKQEIEEALGRKIDLVEYDSIKPLLRKRILKEQVVIL, translated from the coding sequence ATGACGACAAAGATTAGTAGAATAAAACAAATAATACTGCCGATCTTGCAACAATACGGCGCTAAAAAAGCAGCGCTATTTGGCTCATATGTCAGAGACCAGATGAAAAAGGATAGTGATATTGATATATTGGTAGAAATTGAAAAGGATATCAGCCTGCTTGATTTTATAGGTCTTAAACAAGAGATTGAAGAGGCGTTAGGAAGGAAGATAGATTTGGTGGAATATGACAGCATTAAACCTCTTCTCAGAAAGCGTATTTTAAAAGAGCAAGTGGTAATTCTATGA
- a CDS encoding DUF86 domain-containing protein produces the protein MKRDARVYIEDIIESITKIEEYTKDLKSEDDFYKDTQIQDAVLRRLEIIGEAVKNIPEEIKRKYPQIPWKKIAGMRDILTHQYFVVNLKQTFKAVKEDILDLKKNIAQINKELP, from the coding sequence ATGAAAAGAGACGCTAGAGTATATATCGAAGATATCATAGAGAGCATTACAAAGATAGAAGAGTATACGAAGGATCTTAAGTCCGAAGACGATTTCTATAAGGATACTCAGATTCAAGATGCTGTCTTAAGGCGGCTGGAAATCATCGGTGAGGCAGTTAAGAATATCCCCGAAGAGATCAAGAGGAAATATCCGCAGATACCATGGAAGAAGATTGCCGGCATGAGAGATATTCTTACTCATCAATATTTTGTAGTAAACCTGAAACAAACATTTAAGGCAGTCAAAGAAGACATCCTCGATCTAAAAAAGAACATTGCGCAGATAAACAAAGAATTGCCATAG
- a CDS encoding YggS family pyridoxal phosphate-dependent enzyme, with amino-acid sequence MIRENIARIREEISAVCGKIGRDPKEIRIIAVSKGRSIEEIEEVLACGITDIGENKVQEAKRKIKGLSAKLHMVGHLQSNKSKGAVELFDLIHSVDSFELAEAIDKQAAKLGKVQDILIEVNTSGEKSKFGIRPDDLILLIGRIRELKHIRVKGLMTMAPVADNPEEIRPYFRKLRELRDREHLAELSMGMSDDYKVAIEEGATIVRLGRAIFEK; translated from the coding sequence ATGATTAGGGAGAATATTGCCCGCATAAGAGAGGAAATATCGGCTGTTTGCGGGAAAATCGGCCGTGACCCTAAGGAAATCAGGATTATTGCCGTATCAAAAGGCAGGTCAATAGAGGAAATTGAGGAAGTTCTGGCCTGCGGCATCACTGATATCGGCGAAAATAAGGTCCAGGAAGCCAAGCGCAAGATTAAAGGTTTAAGCGCCAAGTTGCACATGGTTGGACACCTGCAGTCAAACAAGTCCAAGGGCGCTGTTGAGCTCTTTGATCTGATACATTCTGTGGACAGCTTTGAACTCGCTGAAGCCATTGATAAACAGGCGGCAAAACTCGGCAAAGTCCAGGATATCCTGATCGAGGTCAACACTTCCGGCGAAAAGAGCAAATTCGGCATAAGGCCGGACGACCTTATCCTGCTTATCGGCCGGATAAGAGAGCTTAAACACATTCGCGTCAAGGGGCTGATGACAATGGCGCCTGTGGCGGATAACCCCGAGGAAATAAGGCCGTATTTCAGGAAGTTAAGGGAGTTAAGAGACCGGGAACATCTGGCAGAACTATCAATGGGAATGAGCGATGACTATAAGGTCGCCATAGAAGAAGGCGCCACAATAGTGCGCCTGGGCAGGGCGATATTTGAAAAGTAG
- a CDS encoding pyrroline-5-carboxylate reductase — MKKIIGIIGFGNMGSAIAGRAKAAYQVCVFDKDNAKLKGLAGIDAAGSVSELINKSEIIILAVKPQDFEPLLNEIGSGIKDKLAVSIAAGVATTYVEKRLRGARVARVMPNMPAKIGKGVSCVTAGRSATPDDIKATKDIFANLGQVMALKEEMMDAATAVSGSGPGFYFNEVESRPDEHKQNCYEFQEDFISRLSKAAEAAGFDEKDAHFLAHHTVTGSELLLKAGSLNAAQLRDQVASKGGTTEAGLKVLQAGGDLVEAVKAAAERAAELSRKE; from the coding sequence ATGAAGAAGATCATAGGTATAATCGGTTTTGGCAATATGGGTTCGGCGATCGCCGGCAGGGCAAAGGCCGCGTATCAAGTTTGCGTATTTGATAAAGACAATGCCAAACTCAAGGGCCTGGCAGGCATAGATGCCGCGGGCAGCGTTTCCGAACTTATTAATAAGTCAGAAATAATAATACTGGCTGTAAAACCGCAGGACTTTGAGCCGCTGCTTAATGAAATTGGCAGCGGCATAAAAGATAAATTGGCGGTCTCTATCGCCGCTGGAGTTGCCACGACTTACGTTGAGAAACGCCTGCGCGGAGCGCGGGTTGCGCGGGTTATGCCGAATATGCCGGCAAAGATCGGCAAAGGCGTTTCCTGCGTTACGGCAGGCAGGTCGGCAACGCCGGATGATATCAAGGCAACAAAAGATATATTCGCTAATTTAGGGCAGGTTATGGCATTGAAGGAAGAGATGATGGACGCGGCAACCGCGGTTTCCGGCAGCGGCCCGGGTTTTTATTTCAACGAAGTTGAAAGCCGCCCTGATGAGCATAAACAAAATTGCTATGAGTTCCAGGAGGATTTTATCTCGCGGCTGAGCAAGGCGGCTGAGGCAGCGGGTTTTGACGAAAAAGACGCCCATTTTTTAGCGCATCATACTGTCACGGGCAGTGAGTTATTGCTTAAGGCCGGCAGCCTGAATGCCGCGCAGTTGAGGGATCAAGTCGCTTCAAAGGGCGGCACTACCGAAGCAGGGTTAAAGGTTTTGCAGGCAGGAGGGGATCTGGTTGAGGCGGTTAAGGCCGCGGCAGAACGCGCGGCAGAACTTTCCAGGAAGGAGTGA
- the mtnP gene encoding S-methyl-5'-thioadenosine phosphorylase: MGKIGIIGGSGLYKIEGIKNIREKEVDTPFGAPSDNFILGELEGKEVVFLPRHGVGHRISPSEINYRANIFAMKVLGVDRIISVSACGSLREELRPLDFVLPGQFVDRTNQARKMTFFSGGIVAHISFAEPVCRNLLESVYKTARSEGISIHKDKTYLNMEGPAFSTIAESNLYRSWGMDIIGMTNMAEARLAREAEICYVTLAAITDYDCWYPEHDKVTIEMIINNLNKNVDNAKNIIKQAVKNMPQSSDCGCGSALQYAILTDRKAIPVKVKRQLAPIIGKYIK, encoded by the coding sequence ATGGGTAAGATCGGCATTATCGGAGGAAGCGGGCTTTACAAAATAGAAGGTATTAAGAATATAAGGGAAAAAGAGGTTGATACGCCTTTCGGCGCGCCTTCAGATAATTTTATTCTGGGAGAACTTGAGGGTAAGGAAGTGGTGTTTCTGCCGCGGCACGGAGTAGGCCACAGGATCTCGCCCAGCGAGATAAATTACCGCGCGAACATATTCGCCATGAAAGTTCTGGGCGTGGACAGGATCATTTCCGTCTCCGCCTGCGGCAGCTTAAGGGAAGAGCTCAGGCCTCTGGACTTTGTGCTTCCCGGACAATTTGTGGACAGGACAAACCAGGCGCGCAAGATGACCTTTTTCAGCGGCGGCATCGTCGCCCATATATCCTTCGCGGAGCCGGTCTGCCGCAACCTGTTGGAAAGCGTTTACAAGACGGCCAGATCAGAGGGCATATCCATACACAAGGACAAGACATATCTGAATATGGAAGGCCCGGCGTTTTCCACTATCGCGGAATCCAATCTATATAGAAGCTGGGGAATGGATATAATAGGTATGACCAATATGGCTGAGGCGCGGCTGGCAAGAGAGGCGGAGATCTGCTATGTTACGCTGGCGGCTATAACCGACTATGACTGCTGGTATCCCGAACATGATAAGGTCACCATTGAGATGATCATCAACAATCTTAATAAGAACGTGGACAATGCCAAGAATATAATAAAGCAAGCGGTGAAGAATATGCCGCAAAGCTCCGATTGCGGCTGCGGGAGCGCGCTTCAATACGCCATTCTGACCGACAGAAAGGCCATACCGGTAAAGGTCAAAAGGCAGTTGGCCCCGATCATCGGGAAATATATCAAGTGA
- the ileS gene encoding isoleucine--tRNA ligase — protein MDYKSTLNLPKTDFPMKADLPNREPLLLRKWQGEDIYKLILRKTAAGSKYILHDGPPYANGNIHIGHALNKTLKDIIVKYKAMRGFNSAYVPGWDCHGLPVEHQLFKELKINKYQIAQVDFRKKAYDYALKYVAIQKEEFRRLGIFGEWSHPYLTLDKDYEESIVGSFNALVKKGYVYRGLKPVNWCYRCETALAEAEVEYENHTSPSIFVKFKLDETGDFGKESYLVIWTTTPWTLIANVAVAVHPRFVYHYVKTDKGNLIIAKDLLPNVLSLSGIEKYEVLKEVKGKDLEGLNYVHPFGLRNGRVVLADYVSSEEGSGLVHTAPGHGNEDYFTGIKYKLDIVMPVDSKGNFDAGAGEFKGLSVHDANKPILEKLQGLGALLWSGQIQHSYPHCWRCKNPVIFRATRQWFLNIDFREEGAKDTLRQRLLETIKRDIVWIPGSGKERISGMVELRPDWCLSRQRYWGVPIPALACNSCKEEFLEPAVIEKFAKFTKEEGSDCWFQRDVKDFLPAGLKCPRCGKADFSKGSDILDVWFDSGVSHQAVLNKREELGGSPAELYLEGSDQHRGWFQSSLIPSMCIDGHPPFKAVLTHGFVVDGEGKKMSKSQGNVIAPQDIIKNYGADILRLWVASSDYNEDIRISKEILTRLSEGYRKIRNTVRFILSNIYDFNPDTDKAGEDDLKNIDRWILREANVLLQNAEKAYDSFVFHQAYKLIYDFCNQDLSMGYLDMVKGRLYTTYPPDSKERRAAQTAIYELLSILVRLMAPILAFTAEEIWENMPKEKKDVSAVSVHALDLPQPENIEITKEMADFDSGVMLCRPYVAKALEEKRAAGLIGSSFDAKIKLLTNNEERYTFLSSLEGDLCEIFKVSQVEVKRQDDLDKDFAVEVDKADGIKCERCWNYSRPAETEKAGPYICARCAKAMGG, from the coding sequence ATGGACTATAAATCTACTCTGAATCTTCCCAAGACAGATTTCCCCATGAAGGCCGACCTGCCTAATCGCGAGCCGCTCCTGCTGCGGAAATGGCAGGGAGAAGATATCTATAAGCTTATCCTGCGAAAAACCGCCGCCGGGAGCAAATATATCCTTCATGACGGCCCTCCTTATGCCAACGGGAACATCCATATCGGCCACGCCCTGAATAAAACCCTCAAAGATATTATCGTAAAATACAAGGCCATGCGCGGGTTTAATTCGGCGTACGTGCCGGGATGGGACTGCCACGGCCTGCCGGTAGAGCACCAGTTATTCAAAGAGCTCAAGATCAATAAATACCAGATCGCGCAGGTTGATTTCAGAAAAAAGGCCTATGATTATGCCCTGAAATATGTGGCTATCCAGAAAGAGGAATTCAGGCGCTTGGGGATCTTTGGCGAATGGTCTCATCCTTACCTGACGCTGGATAAGGATTATGAAGAGAGCATAGTCGGCTCCTTTAACGCCCTGGTCAAGAAGGGATATGTTTACCGCGGCTTAAAGCCGGTGAACTGGTGTTATAGATGTGAAACCGCTCTTGCCGAAGCGGAGGTAGAATATGAAAACCATACCTCGCCGTCCATATTTGTCAAATTCAAGCTGGATGAGACCGGGGATTTCGGCAAAGAAAGTTATCTGGTCATCTGGACGACGACCCCCTGGACGCTGATCGCCAATGTGGCAGTGGCGGTCCATCCTCGGTTCGTTTATCATTACGTCAAGACCGACAAGGGAAATCTGATCATAGCCAAAGACCTCCTGCCCAACGTTTTATCGCTTTCAGGCATAGAAAAGTACGAAGTGCTTAAGGAAGTAAAAGGCAAAGACCTCGAGGGCCTGAATTACGTCCATCCTTTCGGGCTGAGAAACGGCCGTGTGGTGCTGGCGGATTATGTTTCGTCTGAAGAAGGAAGCGGTCTGGTGCATACAGCGCCCGGCCACGGCAACGAAGATTATTTTACCGGCATCAAATATAAATTGGATATAGTCATGCCGGTTGACAGCAAAGGGAATTTTGATGCCGGCGCCGGAGAGTTCAAGGGGTTGAGCGTCCATGACGCGAACAAGCCCATATTAGAGAAGCTGCAAGGTTTGGGCGCCCTGCTTTGGTCAGGGCAGATCCAGCATTCCTATCCGCATTGCTGGCGCTGTAAGAATCCCGTGATCTTCAGGGCGACCCGGCAGTGGTTTTTAAATATTGATTTCCGGGAAGAAGGCGCTAAGGATACCTTGCGGCAGCGGCTCCTGGAAACGATAAAGAGAGATATCGTATGGATCCCGGGGTCAGGCAAGGAGAGGATCTCCGGCATGGTAGAATTGCGCCCGGACTGGTGCCTGTCCCGACAGAGATATTGGGGCGTACCCATTCCAGCGCTGGCGTGTAATAGCTGCAAAGAAGAATTTTTAGAGCCGGCGGTAATTGAAAAATTCGCCAAATTTACAAAAGAAGAAGGAAGCGATTGCTGGTTTCAGAGAGACGTAAAGGACTTTTTACCGGCAGGCCTGAAATGCCCGCGCTGCGGCAAGGCGGATTTTTCTAAAGGCAGCGATATATTGGACGTCTGGTTTGATTCGGGGGTCAGCCATCAGGCAGTGCTGAACAAGCGCGAAGAATTAGGCGGCAGCCCCGCTGAATTATACCTGGAAGGGTCTGACCAGCATCGCGGATGGTTCCAGTCATCCTTGATCCCGTCCATGTGCATTGATGGCCATCCGCCGTTTAAGGCGGTGCTGACGCACGGCTTTGTGGTTGACGGCGAAGGAAAGAAGATGTCAAAGTCGCAGGGCAACGTTATAGCGCCTCAGGATATCATCAAGAATTACGGGGCGGACATCCTGCGGCTGTGGGTGGCGTCCAGCGATTATAACGAAGATATCCGTATTTCAAAAGAGATATTGACCCGCCTTTCAGAAGGGTATCGTAAGATCAGGAATACGGTGAGGTTTATATTGAGCAACATCTATGATTTTAACCCCGATACGGATAAGGCCGGCGAAGATGATTTAAAAAATATCGACCGGTGGATATTACGGGAAGCGAATGTTTTATTACAGAACGCGGAGAAAGCGTATGATTCTTTTGTTTTTCATCAGGCTTATAAATTGATCTATGATTTTTGTAATCAAGACCTTTCTATGGGCTATCTGGATATGGTAAAGGGGAGGCTTTACACGACATATCCCCCTGATTCAAAAGAGAGGAGAGCGGCGCAGACGGCGATCTATGAACTATTAAGCATTTTAGTAAGGTTAATGGCGCCGATACTGGCATTTACCGCGGAAGAGATCTGGGAGAATATGCCCAAGGAGAAAAAAGATGTTTCAGCGGTCAGCGTGCATGCTTTAGATCTCCCCCAACCTGAAAATATTGAGATAACAAAAGAAATGGCTGATTTTGATTCAGGCGTTATGCTGTGCAGGCCTTATGTAGCGAAGGCATTAGAGGAAAAACGCGCCGCGGGCCTCATCGGCAGTTCCTTTGACGCGAAAATTAAACTGTTGACAAATAACGAAGAAAGATATACATTTCTATCAAGTTTAGAAGGCGACCTTTGCGAGATTTTCAAGGTTTCGCAGGTAGAGGTCAAGCGGCAGGACGATCTAGATAAGGATTTTGCCGTTGAGGTTGATAAGGCGGACGGCATAAAGTGCGAACGCTGCTGGAATTATTCGCGTCCGGCGGAAACTGAAAAGGCGGGCCCGTACATCTGCGCGAGGTGCGCGAAAGCAATGGGAGGATAA
- a CDS encoding TraR/DksA C4-type zinc finger protein — MKKRQTKKLTKKQLNDFKKLIIKRKEEMLDDIRHMSENTLRKSQKDNSGDISGYTYHMADVATDTYDREFSMGIASNERQLLYEVDEALKKIKDGTYGICEDCEKIIPKTRLKAIPYVKLCLKCQKEREKR, encoded by the coding sequence TTGAAGAAGAGACAGACAAAGAAACTGACAAAGAAACAATTGAATGATTTCAAGAAACTGATCATAAAGAGAAAAGAAGAGATGCTTGACGACATAAGGCATATGTCGGAAAACACGCTGAGGAAGTCCCAAAAAGATAATTCCGGGGATATCTCGGGATACACTTACCATATGGCGGATGTTGCCACGGACACCTATGACCGCGAGTTCTCAATGGGCATCGCCTCCAATGAGAGGCAGCTGCTGTATGAAGTAGATGAGGCCCTGAAAAAGATCAAAGACGGCACCTACGGTATCTGCGAGGATTGCGAGAAGATCATTCCCAAGACCCGCCTTAAGGCCATACCTTACGTAAAACTTTGCCTAAAGTGCCAGAAAGAAAGAGAAAAAAGATAA
- the lspA gene encoding signal peptidase II: MPERKRKKIILLLSFILLLDQATKLYFSSRFSPGESLPIIKNILHFTLVFNTGAAFGIFKDQASVFVLIGILAVCFIIFNLRRDGASGRWALLLILAGAIGNLIDRARLGYVIDFIDFRVWPVFNIADSAITIGAVWLFISAFLRKQKA, encoded by the coding sequence GTGCCAGAAAGAAAGAGAAAAAAGATAATCCTTTTATTATCTTTCATTTTATTACTTGACCAGGCAACGAAGTTATACTTCAGCAGCCGTTTCTCGCCAGGCGAGTCCTTACCGATAATCAAAAACATCCTGCATTTTACGCTTGTGTTTAACACAGGCGCGGCATTCGGCATATTCAAGGACCAGGCGTCTGTATTTGTGCTGATAGGGATACTGGCGGTCTGTTTTATAATCTTTAATCTTCGGCGTGACGGCGCATCCGGGCGTTGGGCGCTGCTGCTGATCCTTGCCGGCGCCATAGGAAATCTTATAGACAGGGCGCGCCTGGGTTACGTGATCGACTTCATTGATTTCCGCGTCTGGCCCGTATTCAATATCGCCGATTCCGCCATTACCATCGGCGCTGTCTGGCTTTTCATCAGCGCATTTTTACGAAAGCAAAAAGCGTAG
- a CDS encoding prolipoprotein diacylglyceryl transferase, whose translation MHPVICTIGPFTVYSYGLMVVAGFLLALFLAKRQAPKYGIDPQLLSNLCFLLLVSGVLGARIFYVALHFSLFRDNPFEIFLLNRGGLSWFGGLFFAAAGSVFYLRKKKAGVFLHLDFLAPYIALAQAVGRIGCFLNGCCFGYPSDNGVYFPVHGARLVPVQLYSALSLFVIFLLLRSFQGRMLKRGSLFSLYLLFASAERFLSEFLRAEERLFFAGLSIFQWICAGIFLASLIALVAIKLNRQK comes from the coding sequence ATGCACCCAGTCATTTGTACAATCGGGCCGTTCACAGTATACTCCTACGGCCTTATGGTGGTCGCCGGATTCCTGCTTGCCTTGTTCCTGGCGAAAAGGCAGGCGCCGAAATACGGCATAGACCCGCAGCTTCTATCTAATCTCTGTTTTCTGCTTCTTGTTTCGGGAGTGCTCGGCGCGCGGATATTTTATGTGGCGCTGCACTTTTCTTTGTTCAGGGACAACCCGTTTGAAATATTTTTGCTTAACAGGGGCGGCTTGAGCTGGTTCGGCGGCTTGTTTTTCGCTGCGGCAGGCAGCGTATTTTATTTGCGCAAAAAGAAGGCCGGTGTATTTTTGCACCTTGATTTCCTGGCGCCCTACATCGCTCTGGCTCAGGCAGTGGGAAGGATAGGGTGTTTCCTGAACGGCTGCTGTTTCGGTTATCCTTCCGATAATGGGGTGTATTTTCCGGTTCATGGAGCGCGGCTGGTCCCTGTCCAGCTTTATTCCGCGTTGTCGCTCTTCGTCATCTTTCTGCTGCTCAGGTCTTTTCAGGGGCGTATGCTCAAGCGCGGCTCTCTATTTTCCCTGTATCTGTTGTTCGCTTCCGCCGAAAGATTTCTTAGCGAATTTCTAAGAGCGGAGGAGCGCCTGTTTTTCGCTGGCCTCAGCATATTCCAGTGGATATGCGCAGGCATATTTCTGGCATCCCTTATCGCATTAGTCGCAATAAAACTCAATCGACAAAAATAG
- a CDS encoding RluA family pseudouridine synthase, translating into MENNTQQFSFKVDADSAGKRIDVFCLDALKGEGIETSRQYVQQLMKEGRVKVGGTAHKAHFKVKNADLVEISYAGKPARELIAEEIPLNIMYEDKDVIVINKPSGLVVHPAPGNYEGTLVNALLFRYPDGLSRINPLRPGIVHRLDKETSGVMLAARNDNAHIALARQFSRHTISRKYVAVVGGKVEFDEGLIDLPIGRDKNNFRKMKAGFLDNTRPAQTRYRTLKRTASYSVLEISPKTGRTHQIRVHLAHMGHPVLGDKKYGSHNTGIRLMLHARYIGFNHPRTGEFLEFDSALPEEFSQFINK; encoded by the coding sequence ATGGAAAACAATACACAACAATTCAGTTTCAAGGTTGATGCCGATTCCGCGGGCAAAAGGATAGATGTTTTCTGCCTGGATGCCTTGAAAGGCGAGGGCATTGAGACATCGCGCCAGTACGTGCAGCAACTGATGAAGGAGGGCAGGGTCAAGGTGGGAGGCACTGCTCATAAGGCGCACTTTAAAGTTAAAAACGCCGATCTCGTAGAGATCAGTTACGCGGGCAAGCCGGCCAGGGAACTTATTGCCGAGGAGATACCGCTAAATATAATGTATGAAGATAAGGACGTCATTGTCATAAACAAACCGTCAGGGCTGGTCGTGCATCCGGCTCCGGGAAATTACGAAGGCACGCTGGTCAACGCGCTTTTGTTCAGATACCCGGACGGCCTTTCGCGTATAAATCCTTTAAGGCCGGGCATTGTGCATCGGTTGGACAAAGAGACCTCAGGAGTCATGCTTGCCGCCAGGAACGATAACGCCCATATCGCCCTTGCCAGGCAGTTCTCCAGGCATACGATCTCCAGAAAATACGTCGCTGTTGTGGGCGGTAAGGTTGAGTTTGATGAGGGGCTCATCGATCTGCCGATAGGCAGGGATAAAAACAATTTCAGGAAAATGAAGGCGGGTTTTCTGGATAATACGCGGCCCGCGCAGACCCGTTACCGCACATTAAAAAGGACCGCCTCTTACAGTGTCCTGGAGATCTCGCCGAAAACAGGCAGGACCCACCAGATACGCGTCCATCTGGCGCATATGGGGCATCCCGTATTGGGCGACAAAAAATACGGCAGCCATAATACGGGGATACGCCTTATGCTCCACGCGAGATATATCGGATTCAACCATCCGCGCACAGGCGAATTTTTAGAATTTGATTCAGCGCTGCCGGAAGAATTCTCGCAATTTATTAACAAATAA
- the aroA gene encoding 3-phosphoshikimate 1-carboxyvinyltransferase encodes MSFTIRPAASIQGSIFLPGDKSISHRALMFSAIAKGVTRISNFSFNYDCARTKEILSRLGVKIRLKGRALAVYGKGLWGLSRPRGTLYAGESGTTARLMLGLLAAQRFDSLLDGSGFLRKRPMERVVAPLEMMGARFSNRKRLPIKIFGSPLSGIRYRMPIASAQVKSAILLAGLYADKRTTVVEGVNKSRDHTERMLRLFKGRAKALKSPGNLAIPGDISSAAFFIAAAAILKGSRMVIKNVSINPTRMGFIRALKRMGARIDIKPDASGKKWEPAGNIEVRPAQRLKSIVVKKREIPFLIDELPILMVCACFAEGATVIQGVGELRVKETDRIRSMIYNLSKMGASVKSAGDTLIIKGGARLRAAAGLKSFTDHRTAMSMIIAGICAAGGASAIDDIKCVNKSFPGFLPVLKGLLTYN; translated from the coding sequence ATGTCTTTCACGATCAGGCCAGCCGCGTCAATTCAGGGAAGTATATTCCTGCCCGGAGACAAGTCAATTTCCCACCGAGCCCTTATGTTCAGCGCGATTGCAAAGGGCGTAACCAGGATCTCCAATTTTTCCTTCAATTATGATTGTGCCAGGACAAAAGAGATACTCAGCCGTTTAGGTGTGAAAATACGCCTTAAGGGCAGGGCCCTTGCTGTCTATGGAAAAGGGCTTTGGGGTTTAAGCCGGCCCCGGGGCACGCTGTACGCGGGGGAGTCAGGCACGACCGCGCGCCTTATGCTGGGACTGCTTGCTGCCCAGAGGTTTGATTCTCTGCTTGACGGTTCCGGCTTTTTAAGGAAAAGGCCTATGGAGAGGGTTGTCGCGCCTTTGGAGATGATGGGCGCGAGGTTCTCCAATAGAAAGCGCCTGCCGATAAAGATCTTTGGCAGCCCGCTTTCGGGGATAAGGTACAGGATGCCTATTGCCAGCGCGCAGGTGAAATCCGCCATACTACTCGCGGGGTTATACGCTGATAAGAGGACAACGGTAGTTGAAGGGGTTAATAAGAGCCGCGACCATACCGAACGCATGCTTCGGCTATTCAAGGGCAGGGCAAAGGCGCTTAAGTCCCCTGGGAACCTGGCTATACCGGGCGATATTTCTTCTGCCGCTTTTTTTATCGCGGCAGCGGCTATATTAAAGGGCTCAAGGATGGTTATAAAAAATGTTTCAATCAATCCCACCCGTATGGGTTTTATCAGGGCGCTTAAGCGCATGGGCGCCCGCATAGATATAAAGCCGGACGCGTCCGGAAAGAAGTGGGAGCCGGCAGGAAATATAGAAGTAAGGCCGGCACAGCGCCTGAAAAGCATCGTAGTGAAAAAAAGAGAAATACCTTTCTTAATAGATGAGCTTCCGATCTTGATGGTATGCGCCTGTTTTGCCGAAGGCGCCACCGTCATACAGGGAGTGGGAGAGCTGCGGGTAAAAGAGACAGACAGGATCAGGTCCATGATATATAATCTCAGTAAGATGGGCGCGTCGGTAAAGTCGGCAGGCGATACCCTCATAATCAAGGGCGGCGCCCGGCTTCGCGCGGCGGCCGGGCTCAAGAGTTTCACGGACCATCGCACCGCGATGAGTATGATAATAGCGGGCATATGCGCCGCGGGAGGCGCCTCTGCCATTGATGATATCAAATGCGTTAATAAGTCGTTTCCCGGGTTCCTGCCTGTTCTCAAGGGCCTGTTAACATATAACTAA